The proteins below come from a single Pedobacter aquae genomic window:
- a CDS encoding ammonium transporter — MAILIVAILCFIFPNGDVLQVKDTTIDTGDTAWLLVSTALVLLMTPGLAFFYGGMVRKKNVISTMLQSFVCMGLITILWMVFGFSLAFGEDIGGIIGDPRTFFMMKDTLGTASWSLMPTVPLILFAMFQLKFAVITPALITGAFAERIKFNSYLLFLCLFMVFIYTPLAHATWHPEGLLFGLGVLDFAGGTVVHMSAGWAALAAALFLKKRNQIDHTPARISYVILGTSLLWFGWFGFNAGSAGGAGVLAATALATTTTASAAAAMAWVFFDMMRGKKPTAIGACIGAVVGLVAITPAAGFVTITSSFIIGFVAAIISNLVVLWRTKTDIDDTLDVFPCHGVGGMVGMILTGVFASQSVNAANTTGNGLFYGETKLFVLHILTLIGVSIFAFVGSYILLRITNFIMPLRVSDEEEIHGLDLTQHQEEL, encoded by the coding sequence ATTGCTATACTTATAGTAGCAATACTCTGTTTTATTTTTCCTAACGGAGACGTTTTACAAGTTAAAGACACGACAATTGACACTGGAGATACAGCTTGGCTGTTGGTTTCTACGGCATTAGTGTTATTGATGACGCCAGGCTTAGCCTTTTTTTATGGTGGAATGGTGAGAAAGAAAAATGTAATCTCCACTATGTTACAAAGTTTTGTATGTATGGGGTTGATTACAATCTTATGGATGGTTTTCGGGTTCAGTTTAGCATTTGGTGAAGACATTGGTGGTATCATTGGAGATCCTCGTACTTTTTTCATGATGAAAGATACTTTAGGTACTGCTTCATGGTCTTTAATGCCTACGGTGCCTTTAATCTTATTCGCTATGTTCCAATTAAAGTTTGCGGTAATTACTCCTGCACTTATAACAGGGGCCTTCGCTGAGCGTATAAAATTTAACTCTTATTTATTGTTCTTGTGTTTATTTATGGTATTTATATATACTCCTTTAGCACATGCAACTTGGCATCCAGAAGGATTATTATTCGGATTAGGAGTTCTAGATTTTGCCGGAGGTACTGTAGTGCACATGTCTGCAGGTTGGGCAGCACTTGCTGCAGCATTATTCTTAAAGAAGAGAAATCAAATAGATCACACTCCGGCAAGAATAAGCTATGTTATTCTTGGAACCAGCTTACTATGGTTTGGTTGGTTTGGTTTTAATGCAGGATCTGCAGGTGGTGCTGGTGTACTAGCAGCAACCGCTCTTGCCACAACTACAACCGCTTCTGCAGCGGCTGCAATGGCTTGGGTTTTCTTTGATATGATGAGAGGGAAAAAGCCAACCGCAATAGGCGCTTGTATTGGGGCAGTTGTTGGCTTAGTTGCTATCACTCCAGCTGCTGGCTTTGTAACTATTACAAGTTCATTTATAATAGGTTTTGTCGCTGCAATTATTAGTAATCTGGTTGTATTGTGGAGAACAAAAACTGATATCGATGATACATTAGATGTATTCCCTTGTCATGGTGTTGGCGGTATGGTTGGGATGATTTTAACTGGTGTTTTTGCTTCGCAAAGTGTTAACGCTGCTAATACCACAGGCAATGGCTTATTCTATGGCGAAACTAAATTATTTGTACTGCATATTCTAACACTAATTGGAGTTTCAATATTTGCATTTGTAGGTTCTTATATTCTTCTACGCATAACCAATTTCATTATGCCTTTAAGGGTTTCTGATGAAGAAGAAATTCATGGTTTAGATTTAACTCAACATCAAGAAGAATTATAA
- a CDS encoding AIR synthase related protein, whose protein sequence is MSDNRYNQRGVSAGKEDVHNAIKNIDKGIFPQAFCKIIPDILGDDDAYCNIMHADGAGTKSSLAYIYWKETGDLSVWKGIAQDAIIMNLDDLLCVGATDKILLSSTIGRNKNLIPGEVIAEIINGTEEILADLRSMGVNIYSTGGETADVGDIVRTIIVDSTVTCRMKRSDIISNHTIKAGNVIVGLASDGQANYESFYNGGMGSNGLTSARHDVFHKYIAEKYPESYDPAVPYDLLFSGSKKLTDEIKVNDTTVLTAGKLVLSPTRTYAPIIKQILDKYRSQINGMVHCSGGAQTKVLHFIENLHVIKDNLFPTPTLFELIQEQSGTDWKEMYKVFNMGHRMELYVDENIAEDIIEISSSFGVKAQIIGRVEASETKQVTVDSQYGTFIYN, encoded by the coding sequence ATGAGTGATAATAGATACAATCAAAGAGGCGTTTCTGCGGGTAAAGAAGACGTACATAACGCAATAAAAAATATAGATAAAGGAATTTTCCCTCAAGCTTTTTGTAAAATCATTCCTGATATTTTAGGTGATGACGATGCTTATTGCAATATCATGCATGCAGATGGTGCCGGAACAAAATCATCTCTAGCTTATATCTATTGGAAAGAAACCGGAGATTTATCGGTATGGAAAGGCATAGCACAAGACGCTATCATCATGAACCTTGATGATTTACTTTGTGTAGGTGCAACTGATAAAATTTTATTATCATCAACCATAGGAAGAAATAAAAACTTAATTCCAGGCGAAGTTATCGCCGAAATTATTAATGGTACCGAGGAAATCTTAGCAGATTTACGCTCTATGGGTGTAAATATTTACTCAACAGGCGGAGAAACAGCTGATGTTGGCGATATTGTTAGAACCATCATTGTAGACTCTACCGTTACTTGCAGAATGAAACGTTCTGATATTATTTCTAACCACACCATAAAAGCAGGAAATGTAATAGTTGGTTTAGCATCAGATGGGCAAGCTAATTACGAAAGCTTTTATAATGGAGGAATGGGGTCTAACGGACTTACATCCGCAAGACATGATGTTTTTCATAAATATATTGCTGAAAAATATCCAGAGAGTTATGACCCAGCAGTTCCTTACGACTTATTATTCTCTGGCAGTAAAAAATTAACTGATGAAATTAAAGTTAATGATACTACAGTTTTAACAGCAGGAAAATTGGTTTTATCTCCAACCAGAACTTATGCTCCTATTATCAAACAAATATTAGACAAATACAGAAGTCAAATAAATGGCATGGTACATTGTAGTGGAGGCGCACAAACAAAGGTTCTTCACTTTATAGAAAACCTACATGTGATAAAAGATAATTTATTCCCTACTCCTACATTGTTTGAATTGATTCAAGAACAATCTGGTACAGATTGGAAAGAAATGTATAAAGTTTTTAATATGGGACATCGTATGGAACTTTATGTAGACGAAAACATAGCTGAAGATATTATCGAAATATCATCATCTTTTGGTGTTAAAGCACAAATTATTGGAAGAGTAGAAGCTTCTGAAACGAAGCAAGTCACTGTAGATAGTCAATACGGCACATTTATCTACAACTAA
- a CDS encoding DUF4394 domain-containing protein → MKMKLINSNIKILGLVALFISSMTSCKQEDELSINPNGVRPNVTFVGLTNTNTVSTGGQLIRYNASNVNQIVGAAVSISGLQTGESILAIDYRPATGILYGISNQSRLYILNPLNGNARAVNSTPFTPALATTVGIVAGFDFDPTLDFIRLITKTGQNYRLNPNDGTILATDGAINSVSDAVLVEAAYTNNLNGSNTTELYNLDLINARLYKQVPNTGALTTVGSLGIRPITINTDPTFSTAYNTNITNFRNSALAGFDIAPNGEALAVFTNQNGAAPAIPIGGITAGPPANPSSAVNAVPGNPTLFQINLATGKAIDLGVIPLPAPNNGVAATALIGLAIAPAPVGYAIDDANNNLLIFNLTKPEPVSKTISGLQANETIVGLDFRPLNGQLYALGNSSRVYVINPATGAATVVGTLPLVPLLSGTSFGFDFIPNADLIRIVSNTGQNLRVSPTTGLVSNIDAGINGSNSVTFSATAYNNNLLPSSNPVFFVMNTTTDSLYRINDAANGRVTRVGKLNVTADAANGFDVGAVSNTAYAILTKGTETRIYTINLSLGSANPGVVFPRKVRAFTVGLGF, encoded by the coding sequence ATGAAGATGAAACTCATAAATTCAAACATAAAAATATTAGGCTTAGTAGCCTTATTTATAAGTTCTATGACTTCTTGTAAACAAGAAGATGAACTTTCAATTAATCCAAATGGAGTTAGGCCAAACGTTACTTTTGTTGGTTTAACTAATACCAATACTGTTAGTACAGGCGGTCAATTAATTAGATACAATGCATCAAATGTTAATCAAATAGTTGGCGCAGCCGTATCTATTAGTGGTTTACAAACAGGAGAAAGTATTTTAGCTATAGATTATCGTCCAGCTACTGGTATTTTATATGGTATTAGTAACCAGAGTAGATTATATATTCTAAATCCTTTAAATGGAAATGCTAGAGCTGTAAACTCAACTCCTTTTACTCCAGCATTAGCTACAACGGTAGGTATAGTAGCAGGTTTTGATTTTGACCCAACCTTAGATTTTATAAGATTGATTACTAAGACTGGTCAAAATTATAGGCTAAACCCTAATGATGGAACTATATTAGCAACCGATGGAGCAATTAATAGTGTTTCTGATGCTGTTTTAGTTGAGGCTGCTTATACTAATAATTTAAATGGATCTAATACTACTGAACTATACAACTTGGATTTAATTAATGCAAGATTATATAAGCAAGTTCCTAATACAGGTGCTTTAACAACGGTAGGTTCTTTAGGTATCAGACCTATTACTATTAATACTGATCCAACATTTTCTACAGCTTACAATACTAATATCACAAACTTTAGGAATTCTGCTTTAGCAGGTTTTGATATTGCTCCAAATGGGGAGGCCTTGGCTGTATTTACCAATCAAAATGGCGCCGCACCTGCAATACCTATAGGTGGTATTACTGCTGGTCCTCCTGCTAATCCTTCATCTGCTGTAAATGCAGTTCCTGGAAACCCAACGTTATTCCAAATTAACTTGGCAACAGGAAAAGCAATTGATTTAGGGGTTATACCTTTGCCTGCACCAAATAATGGGGTTGCTGCAACCGCTTTAATTGGTTTAGCTATCGCTCCAGCACCTGTTGGTTATGCTATTGATGATGCTAATAACAACTTATTAATATTTAACTTAACTAAACCAGAGCCTGTTTCCAAAACAATAAGTGGTTTGCAAGCTAATGAAACTATTGTGGGTTTAGATTTTAGGCCATTAAATGGCCAGTTGTATGCTTTAGGTAATTCTAGTAGAGTTTATGTGATTAATCCAGCTACCGGAGCGGCAACAGTAGTAGGAACTTTACCATTAGTTCCATTGTTGTCAGGTACATCATTTGGTTTTGATTTTATTCCTAATGCTGATTTAATTAGGATAGTTAGTAATACTGGCCAGAATTTAAGAGTAAGTCCTACAACAGGATTAGTTTCAAACATAGATGCTGGAATAAACGGAAGTAATAGTGTGACATTCTCTGCAACAGCATATAATAACAATCTTCTCCCTTCTTCAAATCCTGTATTCTTTGTGATGAATACAACTACAGATAGTTTGTATAGAATTAACGATGCGGCAAATGGAAGAGTAACAAGAGTAGGGAAATTAAACGTAACTGCTGATGCTGCAAATGGTTTTGATGTTGGTGCGGTAAGTAATACCGCATATGCTATCCTTACCAAAGGAACAGAAACTAGAATTTACACCATCAACTTAAGTTTAGGTTCTGCAAATCCTGGGGTTGTGTTTCCAAGAAAAGTTAGAGCTTTCACAGTAGGTTTAGGTTTCTAG
- a CDS encoding glutamine synthetase III family protein, which produces MSTIRFQALQTVLTRTIPEVKQPSFKISDFYGSNVFDKKKMQDYLPKETFKAVLASIESGSPISREIAEQISSAMKAWAMSKGVTHYTHWFQPLTGTTAEKHDSFFEPASDGQAIERFAGDALVQQEPDASSFPNGGIRSTFEARGYTAWDPSSPAFIFGKTLCIPTVFVSYTGEALDYKAPLLKALSVMDKAATEVCHYFDKSIEKVNASLGIEQEYFLVDLALFNARPDLFLTGRALFGHASAKGQQLEDHYFGSIPERVLAYMQDFENEALQLGIPLKTRHNEVAPSQFECAPIYEEINLAIDHNQLLMDLMEKVAKRHNFKVLLHEKPYAGINGSGKHNNWSLITNTGKNLLAPGKTPKNNLMFLTFFVNTIKAVYEHADLLRASIASVSNDHRLGANEAPPAIISIFLGEQLNDVLDEIETSRISKKAKEDSAMWHSIPKIPQILLDNTDRNRTSPFAFTGNKFELRAVGSSANSSSPMTVLNMIVADQLTKFKAEVDKLIKKGDKKDVAILTVLKKYIKESKNIRFEGNGYSDEWAAEAEKRGLQNIKTTPKALDALVSEKTEKIFEETGVFTKREAHARHEILLEAYYKKLQIEARVIGELVTNVILPAAVKYQTELITNVKGLKDLGLAKDTYASQLEIIERLSKHINFIKSNVEQMVDERKKANVLEDSRDKAIAYDEKVKSYFEPIRYHVDKLELLVDDTIWPLPKFRELLFIK; this is translated from the coding sequence ATGTCAACAATCAGGTTTCAAGCTTTACAGACTGTTTTAACCAGAACTATTCCTGAGGTAAAACAACCATCATTTAAAATCTCTGATTTTTATGGTTCAAATGTTTTCGATAAGAAGAAAATGCAAGACTATCTACCTAAAGAAACTTTTAAGGCAGTACTTGCTTCTATAGAAAGCGGCTCTCCTATAAGTAGAGAAATTGCAGAACAGATTTCTTCGGCTATGAAAGCTTGGGCTATGAGTAAAGGTGTAACACACTATACTCACTGGTTTCAACCTTTAACAGGAACTACTGCAGAAAAACATGATTCTTTCTTTGAGCCAGCATCAGACGGCCAAGCTATAGAAAGATTTGCTGGCGACGCACTAGTACAACAAGAGCCAGATGCTTCAAGTTTCCCTAATGGTGGTATCCGTAGCACTTTTGAAGCTCGTGGTTATACTGCTTGGGATCCATCTTCTCCTGCATTTATTTTTGGTAAAACATTATGTATCCCAACAGTATTTGTTTCTTATACTGGTGAGGCTTTAGATTATAAAGCTCCTTTATTAAAAGCACTATCTGTAATGGATAAAGCTGCTACAGAAGTTTGCCACTATTTTGATAAAAGCATTGAAAAAGTAAATGCTTCTTTAGGTATAGAGCAAGAGTACTTCTTAGTTGATTTAGCATTATTTAATGCAAGACCAGATTTATTCTTAACCGGAAGAGCTTTATTTGGCCATGCATCTGCTAAAGGACAACAGTTAGAAGACCATTATTTTGGTTCTATCCCTGAAAGAGTTTTAGCTTACATGCAAGATTTTGAAAACGAAGCTTTACAATTAGGTATTCCTTTAAAAACTCGTCATAATGAGGTTGCTCCATCTCAATTTGAGTGTGCTCCTATTTATGAAGAAATAAACTTAGCTATTGACCATAACCAATTATTAATGGATTTAATGGAGAAAGTAGCTAAGAGACATAACTTCAAAGTTTTATTACACGAGAAACCATACGCCGGTATTAACGGATCTGGTAAACACAATAACTGGTCTTTAATTACTAACACTGGTAAAAACTTACTTGCTCCGGGTAAAACTCCTAAAAACAACTTGATGTTCTTAACATTCTTTGTTAACACCATCAAAGCTGTATATGAGCATGCAGATTTATTAAGAGCGTCTATTGCCTCTGTAAGTAACGATCACCGTTTAGGTGCTAACGAAGCTCCACCAGCAATTATCTCTATTTTCTTAGGCGAGCAATTAAATGATGTTCTTGATGAAATTGAAACTTCAAGAATTTCTAAAAAAGCCAAAGAAGATTCTGCAATGTGGCATAGCATTCCAAAAATCCCTCAGATTCTTTTGGATAATACAGATCGTAACCGTACTTCTCCTTTCGCTTTCACAGGTAATAAATTTGAGCTTAGAGCAGTAGGTTCTTCTGCTAACTCTTCTAGCCCAATGACTGTGTTAAATATGATTGTTGCAGATCAATTAACTAAATTTAAAGCAGAAGTTGATAAATTAATCAAAAAAGGAGACAAGAAAGATGTTGCTATCTTAACTGTTCTTAAAAAATACATCAAAGAATCTAAAAATATCCGTTTTGAAGGTAATGGATATAGCGATGAGTGGGCTGCTGAAGCAGAAAAACGTGGCTTACAAAACATCAAAACTACACCTAAAGCTTTAGATGCATTAGTTTCTGAAAAAACTGAGAAAATTTTTGAAGAAACTGGCGTATTTACAAAAAGAGAAGCTCACGCAAGACACGAAATCTTATTAGAGGCTTATTACAAAAAACTTCAAATTGAAGCTCGCGTAATTGGCGAATTAGTAACTAACGTAATTCTTCCTGCTGCTGTTAAATATCAAACAGAATTGATTACTAACGTAAAAGGTTTGAAAGATTTAGGTTTAGCTAAAGACACTTATGCTTCTCAATTAGAAATCATTGAGCGTTTATCAAAACACATCAACTTTATTAAATCTAATGTTGAGCAAATGGTTGATGAGCGTAAAAAAGCTAACGTTCTTGAAGATAGCCGTGATAAAGCCATTGCTTACGATGAAAAAGTTAAATCTTACTTCGAACCAATTAGATATCACGTTGATAAATTAGAATTATTAGTTGATGATACTATATGGCCTCTACCAAAATTCAGAGAGCTATTATTTATCAAATAA
- a CDS encoding energy transducer TonB yields MLYSKFNLNKIEWLNLIFDGRNQVYGAYELRKNSGNYLAKALFIASFGFALLIIGPSAYYLYKQKVVDVIPIDNSKEDDQKIHKIIEIELPPKQLNKVKAGSEIAIPKQTAQKEIKYTNFKPTTDDLVTKEAPTLKELETGIISSTDKAGETGGLNATHHEGANGILEAGSNTESGNEYLVSAEEMPEFPGGMTAWAKYLNKNLQYPAIARENEIQGRVTVSFVVERNGEITNIKVLRGIGAGCDEEAIRVIKKSPLWKPGKQNGKTVRVSYVIPIVFRLD; encoded by the coding sequence ATGTTATACTCAAAATTTAATTTAAATAAGATTGAGTGGCTTAATCTTATTTTTGATGGCAGAAACCAAGTTTACGGAGCTTACGAGCTGAGAAAAAATTCTGGTAACTATCTAGCTAAGGCATTGTTTATAGCTTCATTTGGCTTTGCGCTGCTTATTATTGGTCCATCTGCTTATTATCTCTATAAGCAAAAAGTAGTAGATGTTATACCAATTGATAATTCTAAGGAAGATGACCAGAAGATACATAAGATTATAGAAATAGAACTACCTCCAAAACAACTCAATAAGGTAAAAGCAGGTTCTGAGATAGCTATTCCAAAGCAAACAGCGCAAAAAGAAATTAAATACACTAATTTTAAACCAACAACCGATGATTTGGTGACTAAGGAGGCTCCAACCTTAAAGGAATTAGAAACAGGAATTATAAGTTCTACAGATAAAGCAGGCGAAACTGGCGGACTTAATGCTACTCATCATGAAGGGGCGAATGGAATTTTAGAAGCAGGTTCAAATACTGAATCCGGAAATGAGTATTTAGTTTCTGCAGAAGAAATGCCAGAATTTCCTGGAGGGATGACAGCATGGGCTAAATATTTAAATAAGAACTTACAATATCCTGCTATAGCTAGAGAAAATGAAATTCAAGGTCGTGTAACCGTATCTTTTGTGGTAGAAAGAAACGGCGAAATCACTAATATAAAAGTTTTAAGAGGTATAGGTGCTGGCTGCGATGAAGAAGCTATAAGAGTGATAAAAAAATCTCCATTATGGAAACCAGGAAAACAAAATGGTAAAACGGTAAGGGTTTCTTATGTTATTCCTATTGTTTTTAGGTTGGATTGA
- a CDS encoding S46 family peptidase codes for MKKIKFFAILSLSLLLLLGNIAKADEGMWIPMLIGKNYDQMKKQGFKLTPEDLYSINKASLKDAIVSFGGFCTGEIVSKNGLIFTNHHCGYDAIASKSTPQDNILDNGFYAKNFGEEKPIPGLFVNFLVKMEDVTQKVMDATQGLSDKEKAAKILEVGKSLAAEATKGTNYEAFVRDFYKGNQYFLYIFEKFNDIRLVGTPPQSIGKFGGDTDNWEWPRHTGDFSVFRVYANQDNKPAAYAADNKPYVPKKYLPVSIKGIENGDFAMVYGFPGRTDRFLTSHGVKLATEYVSPEIVKLRDIRLKAWKEEMDKDVAFRLKISSKYASIANYWKYFIGQTEQLKRLKIYDKKQEEEANFTTWAANTPEYASLMQKYSDIYKAYEAYAVHRAFINEGFMASEWVKIGMQLGPIINALEKAKDNPEALKNIKARVEETVAAYETVYNESADKKIFAQILNAFYTDIPKSQHPQFITLILEKYWDGSPEATFKKFTNEVWEKSLIVKPEALRAFLNNPDLKALDKDPGYQYAKNLVPAEYVKSNFGGIITDFEESKAKLDHLHLQALLKKSNGKLMFPDANSTMRISYGNVQNYSPKDGILYQTTTSIDGMMQKYVPGDDEFDLPQNLIEAYNAKNFGRYGKNGTLTVGFISNNDITGGNSGSPVINGKGELIGLAFDGNWEAMSGDIAFDKNYKRTINVDVRFVLWCIDVLGGAKNIIDELDIRTK; via the coding sequence ATGAAGAAAATTAAATTTTTTGCAATTCTATCGCTTTCGCTTTTATTACTTTTAGGTAATATAGCTAAAGCTGATGAAGGGATGTGGATCCCGATGCTGATTGGTAAAAACTACGATCAGATGAAAAAACAGGGTTTTAAATTAACTCCTGAAGACCTTTACAGTATTAATAAAGCTAGTTTAAAAGATGCAATTGTTTCTTTCGGTGGATTTTGTACCGGAGAAATTGTTTCTAAAAACGGATTGATTTTTACTAACCACCATTGTGGTTATGATGCTATCGCTTCAAAATCTACACCGCAGGATAACATTCTAGATAATGGTTTTTACGCAAAAAACTTTGGTGAAGAAAAGCCAATTCCGGGTCTTTTTGTTAATTTTTTGGTAAAGATGGAGGACGTTACACAAAAAGTTATGGATGCTACTCAAGGTCTTTCTGATAAGGAAAAGGCTGCTAAAATTTTAGAAGTAGGAAAAAGTTTAGCGGCAGAAGCTACAAAAGGAACTAATTATGAGGCTTTTGTAAGAGATTTCTATAAAGGCAATCAGTATTTTCTTTACATTTTTGAGAAATTTAATGATATCAGATTGGTTGGTACTCCGCCACAATCTATTGGTAAGTTTGGTGGCGATACCGATAACTGGGAATGGCCACGTCATACCGGAGATTTCTCTGTTTTTAGAGTTTATGCTAATCAAGACAATAAACCAGCAGCTTACGCTGCTGATAACAAACCTTATGTTCCTAAAAAATACCTGCCTGTATCTATAAAAGGCATTGAAAATGGCGATTTTGCTATGGTTTATGGTTTCCCAGGAAGAACAGATAGATTTTTAACTTCTCATGGTGTTAAGTTGGCAACCGAGTATGTTTCGCCAGAAATTGTTAAACTAAGAGATATCCGTTTAAAGGCTTGGAAAGAAGAAATGGATAAGGATGTAGCTTTCAGACTGAAAATTTCTTCTAAATATGCTAGCATTGCTAATTATTGGAAATACTTTATTGGCCAAACTGAGCAATTAAAAAGACTAAAGATTTACGACAAGAAGCAAGAAGAGGAAGCTAATTTTACTACTTGGGCGGCCAATACACCAGAATATGCTTCTTTAATGCAAAAATATAGTGATATCTATAAAGCCTATGAAGCTTATGCTGTACACAGAGCTTTTATCAATGAAGGCTTTATGGCTTCAGAATGGGTGAAAATAGGGATGCAGCTTGGTCCCATCATTAATGCTTTAGAAAAAGCAAAAGATAACCCAGAAGCTTTAAAAAATATTAAGGCTAGAGTAGAAGAAACCGTAGCTGCTTATGAAACAGTTTATAATGAATCTGCTGATAAGAAGATATTTGCTCAAATTCTAAATGCTTTTTATACAGATATTCCTAAAAGTCAACATCCACAATTTATCACTTTAATTTTAGAAAAATATTGGGATGGTTCACCAGAAGCTACATTTAAGAAGTTTACTAATGAAGTTTGGGAGAAATCTTTAATAGTTAAACCAGAAGCTCTAAGAGCTTTCTTAAATAACCCTGATTTAAAGGCTTTAGATAAAGATCCGGGATACCAATATGCTAAAAATCTGGTTCCAGCAGAGTATGTAAAATCTAATTTTGGAGGTATCATTACAGATTTTGAAGAAAGTAAAGCAAAGCTAGATCATTTACATCTTCAAGCTTTACTAAAGAAGAGTAATGGAAAATTAATGTTCCCTGATGCAAACTCAACCATGAGAATTTCTTATGGAAACGTTCAAAATTACTCTCCTAAGGATGGTATTTTATACCAAACCACAACTTCTATTGATGGTATGATGCAAAAATATGTTCCTGGTGATGATGAGTTTGATTTACCTCAGAATTTAATAGAAGCTTATAACGCCAAGAATTTTGGAAGATATGGTAAGAACGGAACTTTAACGGTTGGTTTTATTAGTAATAATGATATTACTGGCGGTAATTCTGGTTCTCCGGTTATCAATGGTAAAGGAGAGCTTATTGGTTTAGCATTTGATGGTAACTGGGAAGCCATGAGTGGCGATATCGCTTTTGATAAGAACTATAAACGTACTATCAACGTTGATGTTAGATTTGTTTTATGGTGTATTGATGTACTTGGAGGTGCAAAAAATATCATTGATGAATTAGATATTAGAACTAAATAA
- a CDS encoding DUF6733 family protein, whose translation MKKLFIFPLALVLGLTILSISKATAQEEKSKLSFGLSLNTDAFFGVNPMLTGAYAFNDKTAFTFYGIQWGAGTAQAWGNWTEFGAGLNFTAGTFSINPQLGFTMGNLLSSGVAGRPVAGDGIVPNLTINHSSDKYEGQLYVGYYGALRDEKPNKNNYLHYWLNAGVKASSWLSLGAHYETLDFTGGTSATGASVEGSTVYTWLGPYVQFSKGNAGLRFAGGANLEDGTTGPDFYKMSFFFNF comes from the coding sequence ATGAAAAAATTATTTATTTTTCCTTTAGCACTGGTATTAGGTTTAACTATCTTGAGTATTTCAAAAGCAACAGCTCAAGAAGAAAAAAGCAAGCTATCATTTGGTTTATCTTTAAATACGGATGCTTTTTTTGGAGTTAACCCAATGTTAACAGGTGCGTATGCTTTTAATGATAAAACTGCTTTTACCTTTTATGGTATCCAATGGGGAGCTGGTACAGCTCAAGCATGGGGTAACTGGACAGAGTTTGGTGCTGGTCTTAACTTTACAGCAGGAACTTTCAGTATCAATCCTCAATTAGGTTTCACTATGGGTAACTTATTATCTTCAGGTGTAGCTGGTAGACCAGTAGCTGGTGATGGTATAGTACCAAACTTAACTATCAACCACAGTAGCGATAAATATGAAGGTCAACTTTATGTAGGTTACTACGGAGCTTTAAGAGACGAAAAACCTAATAAAAACAACTATTTACACTACTGGTTAAATGCTGGTGTTAAAGCAAGTTCTTGGTTATCTTTAGGGGCTCATTATGAGACTTTAGATTTTACCGGTGGTACAAGCGCTACAGGAGCAAGTGTTGAAGGTAGCACTGTTTATACTTGGTTAGGTCCTTATGTTCAATTTTCAAAAGGTAACGCTGGATTAAGATTTGCAGGTGGGGCTAATTTAGAAGACGGTACTACTGGTCCTGATTTCTATAAAATGTCTTTCTTTTTCAACTTCTAA